In a single window of the Nodularia spumigena CCY9414 genome:
- a CDS encoding DUF928 domain-containing protein, whose amino-acid sequence MMLHPNFNQVRLRLISILVFSLASFPVNLLKTPAQVSKSPLSNIQFNLPDLGDKDAPGDTEGAGRRGTCPKINTPLTALVPRVKKSPYFSNVWGLTLEKSPTLWFYIPYSPTDVSSGELIIWDETDADKRKHQKIYQGNFSLQNTPGIISLSLPHQVKLEKDRRYHWYLSVPIKCDSENAEVGVNGWVWIDTKRLNLASPILSGKLSKQEQAVILAEHGIWQDVLTLVSQTSEADWKQLLTEINLKHLVSEKIVPCCSLNTSN is encoded by the coding sequence ATGATGTTGCACCCCAACTTTAATCAAGTTAGGTTAAGACTGATATCTATTTTAGTTTTTTCGTTGGCTAGTTTCCCAGTCAATTTACTAAAAACACCAGCCCAAGTGAGCAAATCCCCATTGTCCAACATTCAATTTAATCTCCCAGACTTAGGAGATAAAGACGCTCCTGGTGATACAGAAGGAGCAGGAAGACGTGGTACTTGTCCTAAAATTAATACACCTCTAACTGCGTTAGTACCCAGGGTTAAAAAATCGCCATATTTCAGCAATGTTTGGGGATTAACTCTAGAAAAATCACCAACTTTATGGTTTTATATTCCCTATTCACCTACAGATGTGAGTAGCGGGGAATTAATAATATGGGATGAAACAGATGCAGATAAGAGAAAACATCAGAAAATTTATCAAGGTAATTTCTCTTTACAAAACACTCCGGGGATTATTAGTCTTTCTCTCCCCCATCAGGTGAAACTAGAGAAAGACAGAAGATATCATTGGTATTTATCAGTTCCTATAAAGTGTGATTCAGAAAATGCTGAAGTTGGTGTTAATGGGTGGGTTTGGATAGACACGAAGAGGCTCAATTTAGCATCACCGATATTATCAGGAAAATTATCAAAGCAAGAGCAAGCTGTTATTTTAGCTGAACATGGTATTTGGCAAGATGTTCTAACTTTAGTAAGTCAAACATCAGAAGCAGACTGGAAGCAACTGTTAACAGAGATTAATTTAAAGCATTTAGTCTCAGAAAAAATTGTTCCTTGTTGTAGTCTAAACACTTCAAATTAG
- a CDS encoding CHASE2 domain-containing protein: MSKVVVIELDGDLLQQGFRVSLEIKEEGRIDSLCRRKGKLPPDPKLSDRLEYHWQEIYRNLAASYRIKNKQIISKSFLQSLVEKCHQSSVDLKNELNNWLKSEEFREIDVCIREQLKLDEDVRFLIHTDDQELQKLPWQEWDIFTSYSRAEIGWALPNYQLPRSIKNHNFKVRVLVILGNRQGIDIETDKLLLQSLPNVDLVFLDEPHRREINDELWEKNWDIIFFAGHSRTKSETGTIDINPHDSLSIDELCYGLKKAIEKGLKLAIFNSCDGLGLARSLYNLNIPQTIVMRELVPDQVAHEFLKSFLKKFAQGKSLYIAVREAREQLQGLEDKFPCATWLPVIFQNPAVIPPTWHDLIGIKRQTPQVSQIKFLHLLLTSFVFTGLVMGVRSLGILQPLELKAYDHFLRMLPDKEPDPHLVIVKVTEADIQEFAQDPISDRLILKALENINQHQPIAIGLDILRNIPLNPGNQELNSYLQENPNIVTICKFGHPQAKTKNDLGLKPPPGSPQTSRSFNNINKDPDNIVRRQLIYATPTELSYCQAKYSFSSQLAFRFLNSKGISPESVIFNRLHELRNKNGFYQQIDDKGYQILLNYRSSGKVAAEISLSQIINNDFEPQLLGNKIVLIGYTTESTKPDVFLTPYTNHPQQKKMFGVEIHAQMTSQLISIGLKETQQLGFLPWWGDGICILLVSFSAWIPILYLKSSLHQTVVFAINIIVLYYACFLYLITAPLIPAILVLALLRIFAPSLLITSETEA; this comes from the coding sequence ATGAGTAAAGTCGTAGTTATTGAACTTGATGGTGACTTGTTACAACAAGGTTTTCGCGTCAGTTTGGAGATTAAAGAAGAAGGAAGGATAGATTCCCTTTGTCGTCGGAAAGGGAAATTACCTCCTGATCCCAAATTAAGCGATCGCCTAGAATATCATTGGCAAGAAATATATCGTAATTTAGCAGCATCCTATCGCATTAAGAACAAACAAATTATCAGTAAATCATTTTTACAATCACTTGTAGAAAAATGTCATCAATCCAGTGTAGATTTAAAAAATGAATTAAATAATTGGCTGAAGTCTGAAGAGTTTAGGGAAATTGATGTTTGTATCAGAGAGCAGTTAAAACTGGATGAAGACGTTAGATTTCTCATTCATACCGATGATCAAGAGTTACAAAAGCTTCCTTGGCAAGAATGGGATATTTTTACATCTTATTCACGAGCAGAAATAGGTTGGGCTTTGCCTAATTATCAATTACCAAGATCCATAAAAAATCATAATTTTAAAGTCAGAGTATTAGTGATTCTGGGTAATCGTCAAGGAATTGATATTGAGACAGATAAACTGTTATTACAGAGTTTACCCAATGTTGACTTAGTGTTTCTCGATGAACCACACCGCCGGGAAATTAATGACGAACTTTGGGAGAAAAATTGGGATATTATCTTTTTTGCTGGACATAGTAGGACAAAATCAGAAACAGGTACAATTGATATTAATCCTCATGATAGTCTGAGTATTGATGAACTATGTTATGGATTAAAAAAAGCTATAGAGAAAGGTTTAAAGTTAGCAATTTTTAATTCTTGTGATGGATTAGGATTAGCTAGAAGTCTGTATAACTTAAATATTCCGCAAACAATTGTGATGCGGGAATTAGTTCCTGATCAAGTAGCCCATGAGTTTTTAAAGTCCTTTTTGAAGAAATTTGCTCAGGGTAAATCTTTATATATTGCTGTCAGAGAAGCTAGGGAACAGTTGCAAGGGTTAGAAGATAAATTTCCTTGTGCAACTTGGCTACCTGTAATTTTTCAGAATCCGGCAGTGATTCCACCAACATGGCATGATTTAATCGGAATAAAACGACAAACCCCACAAGTCAGCCAGATTAAATTTTTGCATTTGTTGCTGACAAGTTTTGTATTCACTGGCTTAGTGATGGGAGTGCGATCGCTTGGTATTTTACAACCATTAGAACTGAAAGCTTACGATCATTTTTTGCGGATGCTTCCAGACAAAGAACCTGATCCGCACCTAGTAATCGTTAAAGTCACAGAAGCAGATATTCAAGAATTTGCTCAAGATCCGATTAGCGATCGCTTAATATTAAAAGCCTTAGAAAATATCAATCAGCATCAACCAATAGCTATAGGTTTAGATATTCTTCGGAATATTCCTCTCAATCCAGGTAATCAAGAGTTAAATAGCTATCTTCAAGAAAACCCCAATATTGTGACTATATGTAAATTCGGTCATCCCCAAGCTAAAACTAAAAATGATCTTGGCTTAAAACCCCCACCAGGAAGTCCCCAAACCAGTAGAAGCTTTAATAATATTAATAAAGATCCTGATAATATTGTTCGTCGTCAACTCATTTACGCCACACCCACAGAACTATCTTATTGTCAAGCTAAATACTCTTTTAGCTCACAACTAGCATTCAGGTTTTTAAACTCAAAAGGAATTAGTCCAGAGAGTGTTATTTTCAATCGTTTGCATGAATTACGTAATAAAAATGGATTTTACCAACAAATAGATGATAAAGGTTATCAAATCTTGCTCAATTACCGTTCTTCAGGAAAAGTAGCAGCAGAAATTAGTTTGAGCCAAATTATTAATAATGATTTTGAGCCTCAATTGTTAGGAAACAAAATTGTCCTGATTGGTTATACAACTGAATCAACGAAGCCAGATGTATTTTTAACTCCCTACACTAACCACCCGCAGCAAAAAAAGATGTTTGGTGTAGAAATTCATGCACAAATGACCAGTCAATTAATTAGTATAGGCTTAAAAGAAACACAACAGCTTGGCTTTTTACCTTGGTGGGGAGATGGAATTTGCATTTTACTTGTTTCCTTCTCAGCTTGGATACCAATTTTATACTTAAAATCATCATTACATCAGACTGTGGTATTTGCCATTAACATTATTGTTTTATATTATGCTTGTTTTTTGTACTTGATTACAGCACCATTAATCCCGGCAATTTTAGTCTTAGCTTTATTAAGAATTTTTGCACCTTCTTTGTTAATTACATCCGAAACCGAGGCATAA
- a CDS encoding DUF1822 family protein encodes MSNMLDKIFTKESNISVPVILTNKAISTAEKFAREQYTQAKAQQVYLNTLAVYLVDNYLRVMGINTDLAAGDSWNPAVRFAADVADLEITGVGRLECLPVVNQAEKCDIPLEVIDERIGYVIVSIDLQQKEAYLLGFTEKITTNYVYLNQLLSVETLLEHINQLKQKTSIVKLSEWLNNTFESSWQLLSNILASPSQELNFNFRDSQTIIRGKRLDLIQGQEAVALCVGVNPVFHSEMAIYISLYPTEQQVLPTGLQLMLFNEQGKLEMQAEAGKNDQFLKFQFTGELGESFCVKICWGNVDIAEKFSL; translated from the coding sequence ATGAGTAATATGCTCGATAAAATCTTCACGAAAGAATCAAACATTTCCGTTCCAGTAATTCTTACTAACAAAGCGATTTCTACTGCTGAAAAGTTTGCTAGAGAACAGTACACCCAAGCAAAAGCACAGCAAGTTTATCTCAATACTTTGGCAGTTTATTTAGTCGATAACTATTTACGTGTTATGGGAATTAACACAGATTTAGCAGCCGGAGATAGTTGGAATCCTGCGGTGCGTTTTGCTGCTGATGTTGCTGACTTAGAAATTACAGGCGTGGGACGTTTAGAATGTCTCCCTGTAGTTAATCAGGCAGAAAAATGTGATATTCCCCTGGAAGTAATTGATGAGAGAATTGGTTATGTAATAGTTAGTATTGATTTGCAGCAAAAGGAAGCTTATTTATTAGGGTTTACGGAAAAAATCACAACAAACTATGTATATCTAAATCAGTTACTATCGGTGGAAACTTTATTGGAACATATCAACCAATTAAAGCAAAAAACATCAATTGTTAAACTTAGTGAGTGGTTAAATAATACTTTTGAATCAAGTTGGCAATTACTCTCAAATATTTTAGCATCTCCCTCTCAAGAATTGAATTTTAATTTTAGAGATAGTCAGACAATTATTAGGGGGAAAAGATTAGATTTAATCCAAGGCCAAGAAGCAGTTGCTTTATGTGTTGGTGTCAATCCAGTATTCCATTCAGAAATGGCTATTTATATTAGTCTATACCCCACTGAACAACAGGTTCTACCTACTGGATTACAGTTAATGTTATTTAATGAACAGGGTAAACTAGAGATGCAAGCAGAAGCTGGAAAGAATGATCAGTTTCTTAAATTTCAATTTACTGGAGAATTAGGAGAAAGTTTTTGTGTAAAAATTTGTTGGGGAAATGTGGATATTGCTGAGAAATTTAGTCTATAG
- a CDS encoding LptF/LptG family permease, with the protein MKKNHTFPQLSLLERYLISELIPPLLFSIAIVTIVAESIGISFEQFKFLIERQLTFEILIYLHLLKLPEFIVFAAPIAVLLATIFTYKKLSNTSEIIAIHSCGVSLDKLVYPAVMVAALLIPVLFIFNEVIVIPANYKAAITLEKAMNINRLYFQKNDIFYQQIDNENTLDSLAQQNYLKHLLYAERFADGQMQQVTLLMRDSEKLKVIIKSRFAECYGQQKFCYFYEGVKNIINADGSYGERIKFDTMPLYLPNIALQLQIDQETLDNREMNIFQVYQRLLVFQKAGDRRNFRSLQVNIQERFTLPVSCAVFALLGSAIGINLQPRTRYNSFSLTLGIILLYDAIQVIAKIFIISEIISFSWIWLPNIVGTTVGVYLLIKKNSP; encoded by the coding sequence ATGAAAAAAAATCATACTTTTCCTCAACTCTCATTACTAGAACGTTATTTAATCTCAGAGCTAATTCCACCTTTATTATTTAGCATTGCTATCGTTACCATTGTTGCAGAATCAATTGGGATATCATTTGAACAGTTCAAATTTCTCATAGAAAGACAGTTAACCTTTGAAATATTAATATATCTTCATTTACTTAAACTACCTGAGTTTATTGTTTTTGCTGCGCCTATTGCTGTTTTACTAGCTACTATATTTACTTATAAAAAATTATCAAATACCAGTGAAATTATTGCCATCCACAGCTGTGGAGTCAGTTTAGATAAATTAGTTTATCCTGCGGTAATGGTCGCTGCTTTGTTAATACCTGTATTATTTATATTTAATGAAGTAATTGTGATTCCTGCCAACTATAAAGCTGCAATTACCCTAGAAAAAGCTATGAATATAAATAGATTATATTTTCAAAAAAATGATATTTTTTACCAACAAATAGATAATGAAAATACCCTGGATTCATTAGCTCAACAGAATTATCTCAAACATCTATTATATGCCGAGAGATTTGCTGATGGGCAGATGCAACAAGTCACTTTATTAATGAGAGATTCAGAAAAGTTAAAAGTAATTATCAAATCCAGGTTTGCTGAATGCTATGGACAGCAGAAATTTTGCTATTTTTATGAGGGTGTGAAAAATATAATTAATGCAGATGGCTCTTATGGTGAAAGAATTAAGTTTGATACCATGCCTTTATATCTACCTAATATAGCTTTACAATTGCAAATAGATCAAGAAACACTTGATAACAGAGAAATGAATATATTTCAAGTTTATCAACGATTGTTGGTTTTCCAAAAAGCAGGCGATCGCAGAAATTTTCGTAGTCTACAAGTTAATATTCAAGAAAGATTTACTTTACCAGTTTCCTGTGCTGTATTTGCTTTATTAGGTTCAGCAATAGGAATTAATCTACAACCGAGAACTAGATATAACAGCTTCAGTCTAACTTTAGGAATTATTTTACTATATGATGCAATTCAAGTAATTGCTAAAATTTTTATCATATCAGAAATTATCTCATTTTCTTGGATATGGCTACCAAATATAGTTGGTACTACCGTTGGAGTTTATTTGTTAATTAAAAAAAATTCACCATAG
- a CDS encoding phosphoadenylyl-sulfate reductase — MVATPTDLNIPALEAEYSQRMPREIIKFALETFNNLSISFSGAEDVVLIDIASKITKDFRVFTLDTGRLHPETYQLLDQVRERYGIKLEVQFPDAAEVQALVEEKGLFSFYQDGHKECCGVRKVRPLRRKLNTLDAWITGQRKDQSPSTRNHIPVIEVDSAFSTPDHQLIKFNPLANWSSTRVWEYIRAFNVPYNKLHERGFISIGCEPCTRPVLPSQHEREGRWWWEESTMKECGLHAGNLEK; from the coding sequence ATGGTAGCCACCCCAACCGATTTAAATATTCCCGCCTTAGAAGCAGAATATAGTCAAAGAATGCCCAGGGAAATTATCAAATTTGCCTTGGAGACTTTTAATAATCTCTCGATTTCTTTTAGTGGTGCTGAGGATGTTGTCCTGATTGATATCGCCTCAAAAATTACTAAAGATTTCCGTGTTTTTACACTGGACACAGGACGCTTGCACCCTGAAACTTATCAGTTATTGGATCAGGTGAGAGAACGTTACGGGATTAAATTAGAGGTGCAATTTCCAGATGCTGCGGAAGTCCAAGCTTTAGTGGAAGAAAAGGGCTTGTTTAGTTTCTATCAAGACGGTCACAAGGAATGCTGCGGAGTTCGCAAAGTCAGACCATTACGCCGCAAACTGAATACTCTTGATGCTTGGATTACCGGACAACGCAAAGACCAAAGCCCTAGTACCCGCAACCATATTCCTGTAATTGAAGTTGATAGTGCTTTTTCTACCCCAGACCATCAGTTAATTAAATTTAACCCTTTAGCAAATTGGTCTTCTACACGGGTGTGGGAATACATCCGCGCTTTCAATGTGCCTTACAATAAGTTACACGAACGCGGTTTTATCAGCATCGGTTGCGAACCTTGCACTAGACCTGTTTTACCTAGCCAGCATGAACGAGAAGGCCGTTGGTGGTGGGAAGAATCTACAATGAAAGAGTGTGGTTTACACGCTGGTAATTTAGAAAAATAA
- a CDS encoding glycosyltransferase family 2 protein: MRNTVLIPTYRRPLDLSRCLLALQTQTKPVDQLIIVVRDTDTETWEFIAEFHLQNFLPLQTVKVTQPGVVAALNAGLAEVEGDILSITDDDAAPHPDWLEKINAHFIADSCIGGVGGRDWVHYGDQIESGQQPIVGKLQWFGRVIGNHHLGVGEPREVDVLKGVNMSFRTLAIGRLKFDQRMRGTGAQVHFEMAFTLCLKRAGWKMIYDPQVAVDHYPAQRFDEDQRHNFNEVALINLVHNETLVLLEHLPRSRHFVFWLWAFLVGTRESLGLIQWLRLLPSQGKLAGQKLIISWRGRWQAYEALKFTNPRLNMGNFPS, from the coding sequence ATGAGGAATACAGTTCTCATCCCTACTTATCGCCGTCCCCTGGATCTATCACGCTGCCTTTTGGCACTGCAAACCCAAACTAAACCGGTTGATCAACTAATTATAGTAGTTCGGGATACGGATACAGAAACTTGGGAATTTATCGCCGAATTTCATCTGCAAAACTTCTTACCACTGCAAACTGTGAAAGTGACACAACCGGGAGTAGTCGCCGCACTCAACGCCGGATTAGCGGAAGTAGAAGGAGACATTCTTTCCATTACTGATGATGATGCAGCGCCCCATCCTGATTGGTTAGAAAAAATCAATGCTCACTTTATCGCTGATAGTTGCATTGGTGGTGTGGGTGGTCGTGATTGGGTACACTACGGCGATCAAATTGAATCCGGTCAACAGCCGATAGTTGGTAAGTTGCAGTGGTTCGGGCGGGTAATTGGTAATCATCATTTGGGAGTAGGAGAACCGCGCGAAGTTGATGTTCTTAAAGGGGTAAATATGAGTTTTCGGACTCTCGCAATTGGTCGATTAAAATTTGATCAACGTATGCGTGGTACGGGAGCGCAGGTACATTTTGAAATGGCTTTTACTCTGTGTTTAAAGCGGGCTGGTTGGAAGATGATTTATGACCCACAGGTGGCGGTTGACCACTATCCAGCCCAACGTTTTGATGAAGACCAACGTCATAATTTTAATGAAGTTGCTTTGATTAATTTGGTTCATAATGAAACTTTAGTTTTACTAGAACATTTGCCGCGATCGCGCCATTTTGTTTTTTGGCTTTGGGCTTTCTTAGTGGGGACACGAGAGAGTTTAGGTTTAATCCAATGGTTGCGACTTTTACCGAGTCAAGGTAAACTGGCTGGACAAAAATTAATCATATCTTGGCGCGGTCGTTGGCAAGCTTATGAAGCCTTGAAATTTACAAATCCTCGTTTAAATATGGGAAATTTTCCTTCTTAG
- a CDS encoding glycosyltransferase family 4 protein: MRICIVTHTVQKGDGQGRVNYEVAQEAIRRGYHLTLLASKVDSEILQNPQVNWVTISVKGWPTEFIRNMVFALKSTKWLQKHRPELDIVKVNGAITNASGDVNAVHFVHNSWLKFTSRKNQPNLQKFLYNFYQWVYTNLNAHWEKQAFRKAQVVVAVSDKVAQDLREIGVLPESIKVILNGVDLQEFSPGIRERQKWQLPENVPLALFAGDIRLARKNLDTVLQALVKVPELHLAVAGNTQGSPYVQLAASLGLGERVHFLGQRFDVPELMKAVDFFVFPSRYEPFGLVVIEAMASGLPVITARSTGAANLVTPASGIVLSDSDDAEGLTQAMQLLASDRILRQNMGKAARSIAEQHSWTNMAQIYLDLFEELINHEEYSSHPYLSPSPGSITLPFGTANPN, translated from the coding sequence ATGAGAATTTGTATTGTTACCCACACCGTACAAAAAGGCGATGGTCAGGGTAGAGTTAATTACGAAGTTGCTCAAGAAGCAATTCGTCGCGGTTATCACCTGACCTTATTAGCGAGTAAAGTAGATTCAGAAATTCTGCAAAATCCCCAAGTTAATTGGGTTACTATCTCTGTAAAAGGATGGCCGACGGAATTTATTCGCAACATGGTTTTTGCGCTTAAAAGTACAAAATGGTTGCAAAAACATCGCCCAGAACTGGACATAGTAAAAGTAAACGGAGCAATTACCAATGCTTCTGGAGATGTGAATGCAGTGCATTTTGTGCATAATTCTTGGCTGAAATTCACCTCTAGGAAAAATCAACCAAATTTACAGAAATTTTTATATAATTTTTACCAGTGGGTATACACAAATTTAAATGCTCATTGGGAAAAACAAGCTTTTCGTAAAGCTCAAGTAGTAGTTGCAGTGTCTGATAAAGTCGCCCAAGATTTACGAGAAATAGGTGTACTTCCAGAGTCCATTAAAGTAATTTTAAACGGCGTTGATTTACAAGAGTTTTCCCCAGGAATTAGAGAACGCCAAAAATGGCAACTACCTGAGAACGTACCCCTAGCACTGTTTGCAGGCGATATCAGACTAGCTCGCAAAAACTTAGATACAGTCTTACAAGCTTTAGTGAAAGTTCCTGAGTTACATCTAGCAGTAGCCGGAAATACTCAAGGAAGTCCCTATGTTCAGCTAGCAGCATCACTGGGATTGGGTGAACGAGTGCATTTTTTGGGACAGAGGTTTGATGTCCCAGAACTGATGAAAGCTGTAGATTTCTTTGTTTTCCCCTCCCGTTATGAACCCTTTGGCTTGGTGGTGATTGAAGCGATGGCTTCTGGTTTACCTGTAATTACAGCTCGTTCCACCGGTGCGGCCAATTTGGTAACGCCAGCATCTGGGATAGTTTTGTCTGACTCAGATGATGCTGAGGGTTTGACACAAGCAATGCAGTTATTAGCAAGCGATCGCATCTTACGCCAAAACATGGGGAAAGCCGCCCGTTCCATCGCCGAACAACATAGTTGGACGAATATGGCACAAATTTATCTGGATTTATTTGAGGAATTAATTAATCATGAGGAATACAGTTCTCATCCCTACTTATCGCCGTCCCCTGGATCTATCACGCTGCCTTTTGGCACTGCAAACCCAAACTAA
- a CDS encoding glycosyltransferase family 2 protein, which translates to MSLTMKSPQPLVSVIIPTYNRPEYLHQAIASAVKQTYQNIEIIVSDNCSPESPQEIVESFGDPRIRFWRQPQNVGMIANQMYGFKMATGKYVASLHDDDMWNQDFLAKLVPPLEANSDLILAFCDQYIIDNNNKIQKEKTEVNTRSYKRDQLAPGVHQPFAKIGLIDKSIATAAACVIRNHTIDWDSIPSEVGGMWDLYLTYLCCISGHSVYYHPEKLTLYREHEQTDTNQSGSRNVQAKIRKAKSEIFCYKIFREDPNIAEFKTHFQKKMLESHTTLGIGLLRNKQTELGRCYLWQALREQKFNLRTIVALILSFTPKMLSNQLLGIPE; encoded by the coding sequence ATGTCACTCACGATGAAATCCCCACAACCTTTAGTCAGTGTTATTATTCCCACTTATAATCGACCGGAATATCTCCATCAAGCGATCGCCAGTGCTGTTAAGCAAACTTATCAAAATATTGAAATTATTGTTTCTGATAATTGCAGTCCCGAAAGTCCCCAAGAAATTGTCGAATCTTTTGGAGATCCACGCATTAGATTTTGGCGACAACCGCAAAATGTGGGGATGATTGCTAATCAAATGTATGGCTTCAAAATGGCAACTGGTAAATATGTAGCTAGCCTCCACGATGATGATATGTGGAATCAGGATTTTTTAGCCAAACTTGTACCACCATTAGAAGCCAATTCTGATTTAATTCTAGCATTTTGTGACCAATACATTATAGATAATAATAACAAAATTCAAAAGGAGAAAACAGAAGTAAATACACGCAGTTACAAGCGAGATCAACTAGCCCCAGGAGTTCATCAACCATTCGCCAAAATTGGGTTAATAGATAAAAGTATAGCCACAGCCGCAGCTTGCGTAATTCGTAATCACACTATTGATTGGGATAGTATTCCCTCAGAAGTTGGCGGTATGTGGGATTTATATTTAACCTACCTCTGCTGTATATCCGGTCATAGTGTTTACTATCATCCCGAAAAACTCACACTATATCGAGAACACGAGCAGACAGACACAAATCAGAGCGGAAGTAGAAACGTGCAGGCAAAAATCCGTAAAGCCAAAAGTGAAATCTTCTGTTATAAAATCTTTAGAGAAGATCCGAATATCGCCGAATTTAAAACCCACTTTCAAAAAAAAATGTTAGAATCTCATACAACTTTAGGCATCGGGTTACTGCGAAATAAACAGACAGAATTAGGACGTTGTTATCTTTGGCAAGCCCTGAGAGAGCAAAAGTTTAATTTGCGAACCATCGTCGCACTGATTCTCAGCTTTACCCCGAAAATGTTAAGCAATCAATTACTAGGAATACCAGAATAA
- a CDS encoding glycosyltransferase family 4 protein, translating into MSYTLIDQKMIYHCSRADIKGGGGIETYLASLVNSQISGVSDRPISSLKNIAQKQPQLLHIHDPDMLVDLREECPAIFTLHNHSSYCPSGTKYLANRGKVCDRMMNPLGCTWGHLVDGCGSRRPRKILQNWLNTHHPLEILKNLKIPVIANSDYVRQQIISSGLAPERVMTLRCGVKPPKNPTTPLNSDTHQNQRILFAGRIVPDKGVEWLIKALAQTNQRIHLDIAGDGWSKPSMEKLARQMGLSDRITWHGWCNSDKLESLYQQCFAVVFPSLWPEPAGLVTLEAYSHYRPIIASAVGGIPEHVRDGETGILVTPNNIKQLAAAINELAINYSQSRLMGEKGQAWYQQEFTIDIHIQRLAEIYAKTIAEFEARTPTNTALNFCPI; encoded by the coding sequence ATGAGTTATACATTAATTGATCAAAAAATGATTTATCACTGCTCCCGTGCTGATATCAAGGGGGGTGGTGGTATTGAAACTTATTTAGCGTCTTTAGTAAATTCGCAAATTTCTGGGGTGAGCGATCGCCCTATTTCTTCTCTAAAAAATATCGCTCAAAAACAGCCCCAATTGCTGCATATTCACGACCCAGATATGTTAGTGGATTTGCGAGAAGAATGTCCAGCAATTTTTACTCTGCACAATCACTCTAGCTACTGTCCCAGTGGAACAAAATATTTAGCCAATCGCGGGAAAGTGTGCGATCGCATGATGAATCCTTTAGGATGTACTTGGGGACATTTAGTAGATGGCTGTGGTAGTCGCCGACCCCGAAAAATTCTGCAAAATTGGTTGAATACTCACCATCCTCTAGAGATACTCAAAAACCTCAAAATTCCTGTAATTGCTAATAGTGATTATGTGCGTCAGCAAATCATTAGTAGTGGTTTAGCACCGGAACGAGTCATGACATTGCGGTGTGGTGTCAAACCACCCAAAAATCCCACAACACCCCTAAATTCGGACACTCATCAAAATCAGCGCATTTTGTTCGCTGGTCGAATTGTTCCTGATAAAGGGGTGGAATGGCTGATTAAAGCTTTAGCACAAACTAACCAACGCATTCATCTGGACATCGCCGGTGATGGTTGGAGTAAGCCTAGTATGGAAAAATTAGCACGTCAGATGGGGTTAAGCGATCGCATTACTTGGCATGGCTGGTGTAATAGTGACAAACTAGAATCACTTTATCAACAATGCTTTGCTGTAGTCTTTCCCAGTCTGTGGCCTGAACCTGCTGGTTTAGTAACCCTCGAAGCCTATAGTCACTATCGCCCAATCATTGCTAGTGCAGTGGGCGGTATTCCTGAACACGTGCGAGATGGTGAAACAGGAATTTTGGTTACACCTAATAATATAAAACAGTTAGCTGCTGCCATCAACGAACTCGCCATAAATTATTCCCAAAGCCGACTCATGGGTGAGAAAGGTCAGGCTTGGTATCAGCAAGAATTTACTATTGATATCCACATCCAAAGACTGGCAGAAATTTATGCTAAAACTATCGCTGAATTTGAAGCAAGAACTCCTACTAATACGGCTTTAAATTTCTGCCCCATTTAA